A single Macaca fascicularis isolate 582-1 chromosome 13, T2T-MFA8v1.1 DNA region contains:
- the MYCN gene encoding N-myc proto-oncogene protein isoform X2 has product MPSCSASTMPGMICKNPDLEFDSLQPCFYPDEDDFYFGGPDSTPPGEDIWKKFELLPTPPLSPSRGFAEHSSEPPSWVTEMLLENELWGSPAEEDAFGLGGLGGLTPNPVILQDCMWSGFSAREKLERAVSEKLQHGRGPPTAGSTAQSPGAGAASPAGRGHGGAAGAGRAGAALPAELAHPAAECVDPAVVFPFPVNKREPAPMPAAPASAPAVGPAVASGAGVSAPAGAPGVAPPRPGGRQTSGGDHKALSTSGEDTLSDSDDEDDEEEDEEEEIDVVTVEKRRSSSNTKAVTTFTITVRPKNAALGPGRAQSSELILKRCLPIHQQHNYAAPSPYVESEDAPPQKKIKNEVSPRPLKSVIPPKAKSLSPRNSDSEDSERRRNHNILERQRRNDLRSSFLTLRDHVPELVKNEKAAKVVILKKATEYVHSLQAEEHQLLLEKEKLQARQQQLLKKIEHARTC; this is encoded by the exons ATGCCGAGCTGCTCCGCGTCCACCATGCCGGGCATGATCTGCAAGAACCCAGACCTCGAGTTTGACTCGCTGCAGCCCTGCTTCTACCCGGACGAAGATGACTTCTACTTCGGCGGCCCCGACTCGACCCCCCCGGGGGAGGACATCTGGAAGAAGTTTGAGCTGCTGCCCACGCCCCCGCTGTCGCCCAGCCGTGGCTTCGCGGAGCACAGCTCCGAGCCCCCGAGCTGGGTCACGGAGATGCTGCTCGAGAACGAGCTGTGGGGCAGCCCGGCCGAGGAGGACGCGTTCGGCCTGGGTGGACTGGGTGGTCTCACCCCCAACCCGGTCATTCTCCAGGACTGCATGTGGAGCGGCTTCTCCGCCCGCGAGAAGCTGGAACGCGCCGTGAGCGAGAAGCTGCAGCACGGCCGCGGGCCGCCGACCGCCGGTTCCACCGCCCAGTCCCCGGGAGCCGGCGCCGCCAGCCCTGCGGGTCGCGGGCACGGCGGGGCTGCGGGAGCCGGCCGCGCCGGGGCCGCCCTGCCCGCCGAGCTCGCCCACCCGGCTGCCGAGTGCGTGGATCCTGCGGTGGTCTTCCCCTTTCCTGTGAACAAGCGCGAGCCAGCGCCCATGCCCGCAGCCCCGGCCAGTGCCCCGGCGGTGGGCCCTGCGGTCGCCTCGGGGGCGGGTGTCTCCGCCCCAGCCGGGGCCCCGGGGGTCGCCCCTCCGCGCCCAGGCGGCCGCCAAACCAGCGGCGGCGACCACAAGGCCCTCAGTACCTCCGGAGAGGACACCCTGAGCGATTCAG atgatgaagatgatgaagaggaagatgaagaggaagaaattgaTGTGGTCACTGTGGAGAAGCGGCGTTCCTCCTCCAACACCAAGGCTGTCACCACATTCACCATCACTGTGCGTCCCAAAAACGCAGCCCTGGGTCCCGGGAGGGCTCAGTCCAGCGAGCTGATCCTCAAACGATGCCTTCCCATCCACCAGCAGCACAACTATGCCGCCCCATCTCCCTACGTGGAGAGTGAGGATGCACCCCCCCAGAAGAAGATAAAGAATGAGGTGTCCCCACGTCCGCTCAAGAGTGTCATCCCCCCAAAGGCTAAGAGCTTGAGCCCCCGAAACTCTGACTCGGAGGACAGTGAGCGTCGCAGGAACCACAACATCCTGGAGCGCCAGCGCCGCAACGACCTTCGGTCCAGCTTTCTCACCCTCAGGGACCACGTGCCGGAGCTGGTCAAGAATGAGAAGGCCGCCAAGGTGGTCATTTTGAAAAAGGCCACCGAGTATGTCCACTCCCTCCAGGCCGAGGAGCACCAGCTTttgctggaaaaggaaaaattgcaGGCAAGACAGCAGCAGTTGCTAAAGAAAATTGAACACGCTCGGACTTGCTAG
- the MYCN gene encoding N-myc proto-oncogene protein isoform X1, with translation MRGAPGNCVGAEQALARRKRAQTVATRGHPRPPAHPETPAQNRLRIPCSRRECWRSAPAPAFRAPHGKEAPPVLKRAGRKEVFSRRPGGEPMPSCSASTMPGMICKNPDLEFDSLQPCFYPDEDDFYFGGPDSTPPGEDIWKKFELLPTPPLSPSRGFAEHSSEPPSWVTEMLLENELWGSPAEEDAFGLGGLGGLTPNPVILQDCMWSGFSAREKLERAVSEKLQHGRGPPTAGSTAQSPGAGAASPAGRGHGGAAGAGRAGAALPAELAHPAAECVDPAVVFPFPVNKREPAPMPAAPASAPAVGPAVASGAGVSAPAGAPGVAPPRPGGRQTSGGDHKALSTSGEDTLSDSDDEDDEEEDEEEEIDVVTVEKRRSSSNTKAVTTFTITVRPKNAALGPGRAQSSELILKRCLPIHQQHNYAAPSPYVESEDAPPQKKIKNEVSPRPLKSVIPPKAKSLSPRNSDSEDSERRRNHNILERQRRNDLRSSFLTLRDHVPELVKNEKAAKVVILKKATEYVHSLQAEEHQLLLEKEKLQARQQQLLKKIEHARTC, from the exons ATGCGGGGGGCTCCTGGGAACTGTGTTGGAGCCGAGCAAGCGCTAGCCAGGCGCAAGCGCGCACAGACTGTAGCCACCCGAGGACACCCCCGCCCCCCGGCCCACCCGGAGACACCCGCGCAGAATCGCCTCCGGATCCCCTGCAGTCGGCGGGAG TGTTGGAGGTCGGCGCCGGCCCCCGCCTTCCGCGCCCCCCACGGGAAGGAAGCACCCCCGGTATTAAAACGAGCGGGGCGGAAAGAAGTCTTCAGTCGCCGGCCGGGAGGCGAGCCGATGCCGAGCTGCTCCGCGTCCACCATGCCGGGCATGATCTGCAAGAACCCAGACCTCGAGTTTGACTCGCTGCAGCCCTGCTTCTACCCGGACGAAGATGACTTCTACTTCGGCGGCCCCGACTCGACCCCCCCGGGGGAGGACATCTGGAAGAAGTTTGAGCTGCTGCCCACGCCCCCGCTGTCGCCCAGCCGTGGCTTCGCGGAGCACAGCTCCGAGCCCCCGAGCTGGGTCACGGAGATGCTGCTCGAGAACGAGCTGTGGGGCAGCCCGGCCGAGGAGGACGCGTTCGGCCTGGGTGGACTGGGTGGTCTCACCCCCAACCCGGTCATTCTCCAGGACTGCATGTGGAGCGGCTTCTCCGCCCGCGAGAAGCTGGAACGCGCCGTGAGCGAGAAGCTGCAGCACGGCCGCGGGCCGCCGACCGCCGGTTCCACCGCCCAGTCCCCGGGAGCCGGCGCCGCCAGCCCTGCGGGTCGCGGGCACGGCGGGGCTGCGGGAGCCGGCCGCGCCGGGGCCGCCCTGCCCGCCGAGCTCGCCCACCCGGCTGCCGAGTGCGTGGATCCTGCGGTGGTCTTCCCCTTTCCTGTGAACAAGCGCGAGCCAGCGCCCATGCCCGCAGCCCCGGCCAGTGCCCCGGCGGTGGGCCCTGCGGTCGCCTCGGGGGCGGGTGTCTCCGCCCCAGCCGGGGCCCCGGGGGTCGCCCCTCCGCGCCCAGGCGGCCGCCAAACCAGCGGCGGCGACCACAAGGCCCTCAGTACCTCCGGAGAGGACACCCTGAGCGATTCAG atgatgaagatgatgaagaggaagatgaagaggaagaaattgaTGTGGTCACTGTGGAGAAGCGGCGTTCCTCCTCCAACACCAAGGCTGTCACCACATTCACCATCACTGTGCGTCCCAAAAACGCAGCCCTGGGTCCCGGGAGGGCTCAGTCCAGCGAGCTGATCCTCAAACGATGCCTTCCCATCCACCAGCAGCACAACTATGCCGCCCCATCTCCCTACGTGGAGAGTGAGGATGCACCCCCCCAGAAGAAGATAAAGAATGAGGTGTCCCCACGTCCGCTCAAGAGTGTCATCCCCCCAAAGGCTAAGAGCTTGAGCCCCCGAAACTCTGACTCGGAGGACAGTGAGCGTCGCAGGAACCACAACATCCTGGAGCGCCAGCGCCGCAACGACCTTCGGTCCAGCTTTCTCACCCTCAGGGACCACGTGCCGGAGCTGGTCAAGAATGAGAAGGCCGCCAAGGTGGTCATTTTGAAAAAGGCCACCGAGTATGTCCACTCCCTCCAGGCCGAGGAGCACCAGCTTttgctggaaaaggaaaaattgcaGGCAAGACAGCAGCAGTTGCTAAAGAAAATTGAACACGCTCGGACTTGCTAG